In Halanaerobiaceae bacterium ANBcell28, the DNA window CATATTGTAGGATTTTTTATACTAATTACTTTTATGGTTTTTGTAATTATAAAAGATATTCAACGTTTTTTCTAAATAATAGGAGTGTAATTATACAATGAGAAGAAAGACAAGGGAAATATACTATGGAAGTGTTGCGGTTGGTGGAAATTCAGCAGTTTCAGTTCAATCTATGACTAATACAAAGACAAATGATGTTCAGGGAACAGTAAAACAAATTAAAGAATTAGAAGCAGCAGGCTGTGAGATAATTAGAGTTGCAGTTCCTGATATGCCTGCTGCTAATGTTTTGTCAAAAATTAAAGAAGAAATTAGTATTCCGATAATTGCTGATATTCATTTTGATTATAGATTGGCATTAGAAGCGATAGATCAAAATGTGGATGGTTTACGATTGAATCCTGGTAATATCGGAAATGATGAGAAGGTAAAAGAGGTTGTTTTAGCAGCACAAAAGAAATCAATACCTATCAGAATTGGAGTCAACTCTGGTTCTATCCAAAAAGATTTGTTAAAAAAATACAAAAAACCAACGGCAGAAGCTATGGTTGAAAGCGCCCTAAAACATATTAAAATCTTGGAAGAAAACGATTTTTATGATATTATTGTATCATTAAAAGCAACAGATGTTATGATGACTATTAAAGCTTATCAATTATTAGCTAAGGAAGTGGATTACCCTTTTCATATTGGAATAACTGAGGCTGGGACTCTATGGACAGGTACTATTAAGTCAGCTGTTGGTATTGGTAGCTTGCTTAGCCAAGGGCTTGGAGATACACTTAGAGTTTCACTAACTGGTAATCCTATAGATGAAGTGAAAGTTGCCTGGCAAATTCTTAAGTCTTTAAGGCTCAGGAAGAGTGGTCCAGAAGTTATATCATGCCCTAGTTGTGGAAGGACAGAAATTGATTTGATAAATTTGGCTGATATCGTTGAAGGTAGATTAAGGAAAATGGACAAGGATATTACTGTTGCAGTAATGGGTTGTGCGGTTAATGGCCCTGGGGAAGCAAGGGAAGCTGATATTGGTATAGCTGGCGGCAAAGGTGAGGCATTGATCTTTAAAAAGGGTGAAATGTTAAGGAAGGTTCCTGAGAAAGATATATTAGAAGAATTATTAAAAGAAATTAAAAAATTATAGAGTTAAGTATTTATTTTTATTAAAATATTTTAAAGTATTAAGTTTAAAGTAATAGGGAGTGGTTATAATGAAAATGTCTAATTTATATTTACCTACTTTAAAAGAAACACCTGCAGAAGCAGAAGTTCCTAGTCATCAGCTGATGTTAAGGGCAGGAATGATGAGAACACTTACTGCTGGCGTATATACATATCTGCCATTAGGATATCGTGTAATAAAGAAGATAGAAAATATAGTTAGAGAGGCTATGGATGAAAGTGGAGCTCAGGAATTATTAATGCCAGTTATCCATACTTCTGATTTATGGAAAGAATCTGAACGTTGGAATCAATTTGGACCTTTAATGATCAAATTTCAGGATAGAAAAGGAAGAGATTATTGTTTAGGTCCTACCCATGAAGAAGTTGTTACTGATTTAGTGAGAAATGAAATAAGATCTTACAAAGATCTTCCCTTAAACCTGTATCAAATTCAAACAAAAGTTAGAGATGAAATCAGGCCTAGATTTGGTGTAATGAGAGGTCGAGAATTTATCATGAAAGACGCATATAGCTTTGATGTTGATTATGAAGGTTTAGATGAGAGTTATCAGGCTATGTATGATGCTTATAATAAAGCATTTGCCAATTGTGGTCTTTCGGCTAGAGCTGTAGAAGCTGATACTGGTGCTATGGGTGGTAAAGATTCTCATGAATTTATGGTACTAGCAGATGTTGGAGAAGATGAAATAGCATTTTGTGATAAATGTGATTATGCTGCTAATGTAGAAAGAGCTTATTCTGCAAAAATAAGTGATATTAAATCTGAGGAAGCAAAAAAACTTGAAAAAGTTGAAACTATTGATCAAAAAACTATTCAAGAAATTTCTTCTTATCTTAATATACCAGCTAAAAAAACAATTAAAGCATTAGCTTTTATAGCAGATGGAGAAGCTATATTAGTTTTAATGCGTGGAGATGATGAGTTAAATGAAATTAAGTTATCTAACTACTTAGAAGCAGAAGAAATAAGAACTGTTGAAGAAGATAACTTTGATGAATTATATAATAGTGTAGCTGGATTTATAGGTCCCATTGGTATGAATGGAATTAAAATAATTGCAGATAATAAAATTAAAAATCTTAGTAATGCTGTTGCAGGAGCTAATGAAAAAGATTTTCATTATATTAATGTAAATCCTGAAAGAGACTTTGAAGTTATTGAATACCTTGATTTGCGCAAAGTTAAGGCAGG includes these proteins:
- the ispG gene encoding flavodoxin-dependent (E)-4-hydroxy-3-methylbut-2-enyl-diphosphate synthase; translated protein: MRRKTREIYYGSVAVGGNSAVSVQSMTNTKTNDVQGTVKQIKELEAAGCEIIRVAVPDMPAANVLSKIKEEISIPIIADIHFDYRLALEAIDQNVDGLRLNPGNIGNDEKVKEVVLAAQKKSIPIRIGVNSGSIQKDLLKKYKKPTAEAMVESALKHIKILEENDFYDIIVSLKATDVMMTIKAYQLLAKEVDYPFHIGITEAGTLWTGTIKSAVGIGSLLSQGLGDTLRVSLTGNPIDEVKVAWQILKSLRLRKSGPEVISCPSCGRTEIDLINLADIVEGRLRKMDKDITVAVMGCAVNGPGEAREADIGIAGGKGEALIFKKGEMLRKVPEKDILEELLKEIKKL
- a CDS encoding proline--tRNA ligase, coding for MKMSNLYLPTLKETPAEAEVPSHQLMLRAGMMRTLTAGVYTYLPLGYRVIKKIENIVREAMDESGAQELLMPVIHTSDLWKESERWNQFGPLMIKFQDRKGRDYCLGPTHEEVVTDLVRNEIRSYKDLPLNLYQIQTKVRDEIRPRFGVMRGREFIMKDAYSFDVDYEGLDESYQAMYDAYNKAFANCGLSARAVEADTGAMGGKDSHEFMVLADVGEDEIAFCDKCDYAANVERAYSAKISDIKSEEAKKLEKVETIDQKTIQEISSYLNIPAKKTIKALAFIADGEAILVLMRGDDELNEIKLSNYLEAEEIRTVEEDNFDELYNSVAGFIGPIGMNGIKIIADNKIKNLSNAVAGANEKDFHYINVNPERDFEVIEYLDLRKVKAGDICPKCDGKLEIKSGIEVGHIFKLGTKYSESLGATYLDNNGKEQNIVMGSYGIGVSRLVAAAIEQNHDENGIIWPKAIAPYQVIILQLGKGEEIDNEAGKIYKLLKEEGIDVLLDDRKERAGVKFNDADLIGIPLRLTLGKRSLKNGLLEARIRRSGEDLEISLDNVKKEVLDILNKIK